The Geoglobus acetivorans genome window below encodes:
- a CDS encoding cupin domain-containing protein, with protein MKLLPENWEDRRNYRVAPLHFFDSGTFIQLVEIKGRVGRHYHKTQTEVFVVVEGSGKIGIGDEVHEASCGDVFLCQPRTIHFAEGNLKILVFKYDYVESDTVWLE; from the coding sequence AAGACAGAAGAAATTACAGGGTAGCCCCACTCCATTTTTTTGACAGCGGCACTTTCATTCAGCTTGTAGAGATAAAGGGCAGGGTCGGAAGGCACTATCATAAAACTCAGACTGAGGTTTTCGTCGTGGTAGAGGGAAGCGGAAAAATTGGCATTGGAGATGAGGTTCACGAGGCGAGCTGTGGAGATGTTTTTCTGTGTCAGCCCAGAACGATACATTTTGCAGAAGGAAATCTGAAAATACTGGTTTTCAAATACGATTATGTGGAAAGCGATACTGTCTGGCTTGAGTGA